The Synchiropus splendidus isolate RoL2022-P1 chromosome 1, RoL_Sspl_1.0, whole genome shotgun sequence genome includes a window with the following:
- the LOC128757432 gene encoding mucolipin-3-like isoform X2: MVETEPDWDCEMPLMAQIDSDMEEESDFHEVYDQDTGWSDHQQDHEDPNVECLRRKIKYYFMNPCEKYHARGRKPWKLMLQLVKIAIITIQLVSFGLSNQMVVTFKEENLMTFKHLFLKDYTDGSMDTYAVYRQADVYDHIDYIIEQLQVKSSIKQLKRS, encoded by the exons ATGGTGGAAACGGAGCCAGATTGGGATTGTGAGATGCCTTTGATGGCGCAGATCGACTCAG ATATGGAGGAGGAGTCTGACTTTCACGAAGTGTACGACCAGGATACCGGCTGGTCAGACCACCAGCAGGACCACGAAGACCCCAATGTGGAGTGTCTGAGGAGGAAAATCAAGTACTACTTCATGAACCCCTGTGAGAAGTACCACGCGCGGGGACGGAAGCCCTGGAAACTCATGCTTCAGCTGGTGAAGATcgccatcatcaccatccag CTGGTGTCGTTCGGACTCAGCAACCAAATGGTGGTGACGTTCAAGGAGGAGAACCTCATGACCTTCAAACACCTGTTCCTGAAGGACTACACTGATGGAAGCATGGACACGTATGCTGTTTACAGACAAGCCGATGTTTACGACCACATCGACTACATCATTGAGCAG CTCCAAGTGAAGTCCTCTATCAAACAGCTGAAAAGGTCTTGA
- the LOC128757432 gene encoding mucolipin-3-like isoform X1, giving the protein MVETEPDWDCEMPLMAQIDSDMEEESDFHEVYDQDTGWSDHQQDHEDPNVECLRRKIKYYFMNPCEKYHARGRKPWKLMLQLVKIAIITIQLVSFGLSNQMVVTFKEENLMTFKHLFLKDYTDGSMDTYAVYRQADVYDHIDYIIEQQLQVKSSIKQLKRS; this is encoded by the exons ATGGTGGAAACGGAGCCAGATTGGGATTGTGAGATGCCTTTGATGGCGCAGATCGACTCAG ATATGGAGGAGGAGTCTGACTTTCACGAAGTGTACGACCAGGATACCGGCTGGTCAGACCACCAGCAGGACCACGAAGACCCCAATGTGGAGTGTCTGAGGAGGAAAATCAAGTACTACTTCATGAACCCCTGTGAGAAGTACCACGCGCGGGGACGGAAGCCCTGGAAACTCATGCTTCAGCTGGTGAAGATcgccatcatcaccatccag CTGGTGTCGTTCGGACTCAGCAACCAAATGGTGGTGACGTTCAAGGAGGAGAACCTCATGACCTTCAAACACCTGTTCCTGAAGGACTACACTGATGGAAGCATGGACACGTATGCTGTTTACAGACAAGCCGATGTTTACGACCACATCGACTACATCATTGAGCAG CAGCTCCAAGTGAAGTCCTCTATCAAACAGCTGAAAAGGTCTTGA